The following proteins are encoded in a genomic region of Toxotes jaculatrix isolate fToxJac2 chromosome 3, fToxJac2.pri, whole genome shotgun sequence:
- the znf362a gene encoding zinc finger protein 362a isoform X4, with amino-acid sequence MTFRATTIHTDRQQRMAEPRFNNPYFWPPPPAMPGQLDNLVLINKIKEQLMAEKIRPPHLPAASAPSQQPLLAPPSQVESGQHGMSKTQQMQVLHSHSSSQPDIALHARPASSSVTGRILGDVNLNLDDKAAIKARGLWEDWHLRQLIDHPSRTNHVSGVALASRTGNLSTSEIITPTTPTSSSHSRLGGAPTPHLISGLASGHGMEPGKNNGGLVGLLGPPPKEERGRKKIKAENGSSLLVVPYPILASGNDQSCVTITAKQGKTYRCKVCPLTFFSKSDMQIHSKTHTEAKAHKCPHCTKSFANASYLAQHLRIHLGVKPYRCSYCEKCFRQLSHLQQHTRIHTGDRPYKCSHPGCEKAFTQLSNLQSHQRQHNKDKPFKCSNCYRAYSDSASLQIHLSAHAIKNAKAYCCSMCGRAYTSETYLMKHLAKHTVVEHVVSHHTPQHRTDSPTLPIRISLI; translated from the exons gATGGCTGAACCTCGCTTCAATAATCCCTATTTTTGGCCTCCACCTCCAGCAATGCCTGGCCAG CTGGATAACCTAGTCTTGATCAATAAAATCAAGGAGCAGCTGATGGCGGAGAAGATCAGACCACCGCATCTGCCGGCTGCCTCAGCCCCTTCCCAACAGCCCTTACTGGCTCCCCCAAGTCAGGTAGAAAGCGGCCAGCACGGGATGTCCAAAACCCAGCAGATGCAAGTTCTCCACAGCCACAGCTCGTCTCAGCCTGATATCGCCCTGCATGCCCGCCCGGCCTCCAGCTCAGTCACAG GTCGTATTCTGGGGGATGTAAACTTGAATTTGGACGATAAGGCAGCTATAAAAGCCAGAGGATTATGGGAAGACTGGCATCTGCGTCAACTCATAGATCATCCCTCCAGGACAAACCACGTCTCAG GTGTGGCGCTGGCATCCAGAACAGGCAATCTCAGCACCTCAGAGATCATCACCCCCACCACACCCACCTCAAGCAGCCACAGTCGGCTGGGCGGAGCTCCCACCCCTCACCTCATCTCAGGGTTAGCCAGCGGCCACGGGATGGAGCCTGGGAAAAACAACGGGGGTCTCGTTGGACTCCTCGGACCTCCTCCAAAGGAGGAACGAGGCCGTAAGAAGATCAAAGCAGAGAACGGGTCTTCATTGTTGGTGGTGCCCTACCCGATCCTAGCCTCAGGCAACGACCAGTCCTGTGTTACCATCACTGCCAAACAGGGAAAAACTTACAG GTGTAAAGTTTGCCCTCTGACTTTCTTCTCCAAGTCAGACATGCAGATTCACTCTAAAACGCACACAGAGGCGAAGGCTCACAAGTGTCCTCACTGCACTAAGTCCTTTGCGAATGCATCCTACCTGGCCCAGCACCTGCGTATACACCTGGGCGTCAAACCTTACCGCTGTTCCTACTGTGAGAAATGTTTTCGCCAGCTCTCCCACCTACAGCAGCACACCAG AATCCACACAGGCGACCGGCCATATAAATGCTCTCATCCAGGATGTGAAAAAGCTTTTACTCAGCTATCTAATCTGCAG TCTCACCAGAGGCagcacaacaaagacaaacCCTTCAAATGTTCCAACTGTTACCGTGCCTATTCAGACTCTGCCTCGCTGCAGATCCACTTGTCTGCACACGCCATCAAAAACGCCAAGGCCTACTGCTGCAGCATGTGCGGCAGAGCGTACACCTCA GAGACGTACCTTATGAAGCACCTGGCTAAGCACACGGTGGTGGAACATGTGGTGTCCCATCACACCCCTCAGCACAGGACAGATTCACCAACCCTCCCTATACGGATCTCCCTCATTTGA
- the znf362a gene encoding zinc finger protein 362a isoform X3 — MAEPRFNNPYFWPPPPAMPGQLMAEKIRPPHLPAASAPSQQPLLAPPSQVESGQHGMSKTQQMQVLHSHSSSQPDIALHARPASSSVTGRILGDVNLNLDDKAAIKARGLWEDWHLRQLIDHPSRTNHVSGVALASRTGNLSTSEIITPTTPTSSSHSRLGGAPTPHLISGLASGHGMEPGKNNGGLVGLLGPPPKEERGRKKIKAENGSSLLVVPYPILASGNDQSCVTITAKQGKTYRCKVCPLTFFSKSDMQIHSKTHTEAKAHKCPHCTKSFANASYLAQHLRIHLGVKPYRCSYCEKCFRQLSHLQQHTRIHTGDRPYKCSHPGCEKAFTQLSNLQSHQRQHNKDKPFKCSNCYRAYSDSASLQIHLSAHAIKNAKAYCCSMCGRAYTSETYLMKHLAKHTVVEHVVSHHTPQHRTDSPTLPIRISLI; from the exons ATGGCTGAACCTCGCTTCAATAATCCCTATTTTTGGCCTCCACCTCCAGCAATGCCTGGCCAG CTGATGGCGGAGAAGATCAGACCACCGCATCTGCCGGCTGCCTCAGCCCCTTCCCAACAGCCCTTACTGGCTCCCCCAAGTCAGGTAGAAAGCGGCCAGCACGGGATGTCCAAAACCCAGCAGATGCAAGTTCTCCACAGCCACAGCTCGTCTCAGCCTGATATCGCCCTGCATGCCCGCCCGGCCTCCAGCTCAGTCACAG GTCGTATTCTGGGGGATGTAAACTTGAATTTGGACGATAAGGCAGCTATAAAAGCCAGAGGATTATGGGAAGACTGGCATCTGCGTCAACTCATAGATCATCCCTCCAGGACAAACCACGTCTCAG GTGTGGCGCTGGCATCCAGAACAGGCAATCTCAGCACCTCAGAGATCATCACCCCCACCACACCCACCTCAAGCAGCCACAGTCGGCTGGGCGGAGCTCCCACCCCTCACCTCATCTCAGGGTTAGCCAGCGGCCACGGGATGGAGCCTGGGAAAAACAACGGGGGTCTCGTTGGACTCCTCGGACCTCCTCCAAAGGAGGAACGAGGCCGTAAGAAGATCAAAGCAGAGAACGGGTCTTCATTGTTGGTGGTGCCCTACCCGATCCTAGCCTCAGGCAACGACCAGTCCTGTGTTACCATCACTGCCAAACAGGGAAAAACTTACAG GTGTAAAGTTTGCCCTCTGACTTTCTTCTCCAAGTCAGACATGCAGATTCACTCTAAAACGCACACAGAGGCGAAGGCTCACAAGTGTCCTCACTGCACTAAGTCCTTTGCGAATGCATCCTACCTGGCCCAGCACCTGCGTATACACCTGGGCGTCAAACCTTACCGCTGTTCCTACTGTGAGAAATGTTTTCGCCAGCTCTCCCACCTACAGCAGCACACCAG AATCCACACAGGCGACCGGCCATATAAATGCTCTCATCCAGGATGTGAAAAAGCTTTTACTCAGCTATCTAATCTGCAG TCTCACCAGAGGCagcacaacaaagacaaacCCTTCAAATGTTCCAACTGTTACCGTGCCTATTCAGACTCTGCCTCGCTGCAGATCCACTTGTCTGCACACGCCATCAAAAACGCCAAGGCCTACTGCTGCAGCATGTGCGGCAGAGCGTACACCTCA GAGACGTACCTTATGAAGCACCTGGCTAAGCACACGGTGGTGGAACATGTGGTGTCCCATCACACCCCTCAGCACAGGACAGATTCACCAACCCTCCCTATACGGATCTCCCTCATTTGA
- the znf362a gene encoding zinc finger protein 362a isoform X2 — translation MAEPRFNNPYFWPPPPAMPGQEQLMAEKIRPPHLPAASAPSQQPLLAPPSQVESGQHGMSKTQQMQVLHSHSSSQPDIALHARPASSSVTGRILGDVNLNLDDKAAIKARGLWEDWHLRQLIDHPSRTNHVSGVALASRTGNLSTSEIITPTTPTSSSHSRLGGAPTPHLISGLASGHGMEPGKNNGGLVGLLGPPPKEERGRKKIKAENGSSLLVVPYPILASGNDQSCVTITAKQGKTYRCKVCPLTFFSKSDMQIHSKTHTEAKAHKCPHCTKSFANASYLAQHLRIHLGVKPYRCSYCEKCFRQLSHLQQHTRIHTGDRPYKCSHPGCEKAFTQLSNLQSHQRQHNKDKPFKCSNCYRAYSDSASLQIHLSAHAIKNAKAYCCSMCGRAYTSETYLMKHLAKHTVVEHVVSHHTPQHRTDSPTLPIRISLI, via the exons ATGGCTGAACCTCGCTTCAATAATCCCTATTTTTGGCCTCCACCTCCAGCAATGCCTGGCCAG GAGCAGCTGATGGCGGAGAAGATCAGACCACCGCATCTGCCGGCTGCCTCAGCCCCTTCCCAACAGCCCTTACTGGCTCCCCCAAGTCAGGTAGAAAGCGGCCAGCACGGGATGTCCAAAACCCAGCAGATGCAAGTTCTCCACAGCCACAGCTCGTCTCAGCCTGATATCGCCCTGCATGCCCGCCCGGCCTCCAGCTCAGTCACAG GTCGTATTCTGGGGGATGTAAACTTGAATTTGGACGATAAGGCAGCTATAAAAGCCAGAGGATTATGGGAAGACTGGCATCTGCGTCAACTCATAGATCATCCCTCCAGGACAAACCACGTCTCAG GTGTGGCGCTGGCATCCAGAACAGGCAATCTCAGCACCTCAGAGATCATCACCCCCACCACACCCACCTCAAGCAGCCACAGTCGGCTGGGCGGAGCTCCCACCCCTCACCTCATCTCAGGGTTAGCCAGCGGCCACGGGATGGAGCCTGGGAAAAACAACGGGGGTCTCGTTGGACTCCTCGGACCTCCTCCAAAGGAGGAACGAGGCCGTAAGAAGATCAAAGCAGAGAACGGGTCTTCATTGTTGGTGGTGCCCTACCCGATCCTAGCCTCAGGCAACGACCAGTCCTGTGTTACCATCACTGCCAAACAGGGAAAAACTTACAG GTGTAAAGTTTGCCCTCTGACTTTCTTCTCCAAGTCAGACATGCAGATTCACTCTAAAACGCACACAGAGGCGAAGGCTCACAAGTGTCCTCACTGCACTAAGTCCTTTGCGAATGCATCCTACCTGGCCCAGCACCTGCGTATACACCTGGGCGTCAAACCTTACCGCTGTTCCTACTGTGAGAAATGTTTTCGCCAGCTCTCCCACCTACAGCAGCACACCAG AATCCACACAGGCGACCGGCCATATAAATGCTCTCATCCAGGATGTGAAAAAGCTTTTACTCAGCTATCTAATCTGCAG TCTCACCAGAGGCagcacaacaaagacaaacCCTTCAAATGTTCCAACTGTTACCGTGCCTATTCAGACTCTGCCTCGCTGCAGATCCACTTGTCTGCACACGCCATCAAAAACGCCAAGGCCTACTGCTGCAGCATGTGCGGCAGAGCGTACACCTCA GAGACGTACCTTATGAAGCACCTGGCTAAGCACACGGTGGTGGAACATGTGGTGTCCCATCACACCCCTCAGCACAGGACAGATTCACCAACCCTCCCTATACGGATCTCCCTCATTTGA
- the znf362a gene encoding zinc finger protein 362a isoform X1 — MAEPRFNNPYFWPPPPAMPGQLDNLVLINKIKEQLMAEKIRPPHLPAASAPSQQPLLAPPSQVESGQHGMSKTQQMQVLHSHSSSQPDIALHARPASSSVTGRILGDVNLNLDDKAAIKARGLWEDWHLRQLIDHPSRTNHVSGVALASRTGNLSTSEIITPTTPTSSSHSRLGGAPTPHLISGLASGHGMEPGKNNGGLVGLLGPPPKEERGRKKIKAENGSSLLVVPYPILASGNDQSCVTITAKQGKTYRCKVCPLTFFSKSDMQIHSKTHTEAKAHKCPHCTKSFANASYLAQHLRIHLGVKPYRCSYCEKCFRQLSHLQQHTRIHTGDRPYKCSHPGCEKAFTQLSNLQSHQRQHNKDKPFKCSNCYRAYSDSASLQIHLSAHAIKNAKAYCCSMCGRAYTSETYLMKHLAKHTVVEHVVSHHTPQHRTDSPTLPIRISLI; from the exons ATGGCTGAACCTCGCTTCAATAATCCCTATTTTTGGCCTCCACCTCCAGCAATGCCTGGCCAG CTGGATAACCTAGTCTTGATCAATAAAATCAAGGAGCAGCTGATGGCGGAGAAGATCAGACCACCGCATCTGCCGGCTGCCTCAGCCCCTTCCCAACAGCCCTTACTGGCTCCCCCAAGTCAGGTAGAAAGCGGCCAGCACGGGATGTCCAAAACCCAGCAGATGCAAGTTCTCCACAGCCACAGCTCGTCTCAGCCTGATATCGCCCTGCATGCCCGCCCGGCCTCCAGCTCAGTCACAG GTCGTATTCTGGGGGATGTAAACTTGAATTTGGACGATAAGGCAGCTATAAAAGCCAGAGGATTATGGGAAGACTGGCATCTGCGTCAACTCATAGATCATCCCTCCAGGACAAACCACGTCTCAG GTGTGGCGCTGGCATCCAGAACAGGCAATCTCAGCACCTCAGAGATCATCACCCCCACCACACCCACCTCAAGCAGCCACAGTCGGCTGGGCGGAGCTCCCACCCCTCACCTCATCTCAGGGTTAGCCAGCGGCCACGGGATGGAGCCTGGGAAAAACAACGGGGGTCTCGTTGGACTCCTCGGACCTCCTCCAAAGGAGGAACGAGGCCGTAAGAAGATCAAAGCAGAGAACGGGTCTTCATTGTTGGTGGTGCCCTACCCGATCCTAGCCTCAGGCAACGACCAGTCCTGTGTTACCATCACTGCCAAACAGGGAAAAACTTACAG GTGTAAAGTTTGCCCTCTGACTTTCTTCTCCAAGTCAGACATGCAGATTCACTCTAAAACGCACACAGAGGCGAAGGCTCACAAGTGTCCTCACTGCACTAAGTCCTTTGCGAATGCATCCTACCTGGCCCAGCACCTGCGTATACACCTGGGCGTCAAACCTTACCGCTGTTCCTACTGTGAGAAATGTTTTCGCCAGCTCTCCCACCTACAGCAGCACACCAG AATCCACACAGGCGACCGGCCATATAAATGCTCTCATCCAGGATGTGAAAAAGCTTTTACTCAGCTATCTAATCTGCAG TCTCACCAGAGGCagcacaacaaagacaaacCCTTCAAATGTTCCAACTGTTACCGTGCCTATTCAGACTCTGCCTCGCTGCAGATCCACTTGTCTGCACACGCCATCAAAAACGCCAAGGCCTACTGCTGCAGCATGTGCGGCAGAGCGTACACCTCA GAGACGTACCTTATGAAGCACCTGGCTAAGCACACGGTGGTGGAACATGTGGTGTCCCATCACACCCCTCAGCACAGGACAGATTCACCAACCCTCCCTATACGGATCTCCCTCATTTGA